One segment of Mastomys coucha isolate ucsf_1 unplaced genomic scaffold, UCSF_Mcou_1 pScaffold23, whole genome shotgun sequence DNA contains the following:
- the LOC116073502 gene encoding olfactory receptor 6X1: MRNGTAITEFILLGFPGIQGSEALLFIVIFLIYILTLSGNGLIIVIVWIEPRLQTPMYFFLCNLAFLEIWYTTTVIPKLLETFVASKTVICTACCLLQAFFHFFLGTTEFLILGSMSFDRYLAICKPLRYPTIMTSSLCLQLALSSWLAGFTIVFCQTMLIVQLPFCGSNVINHFYCDVGPILKAACADTSILELLGLLATILVIPGSLLFTIVSYICILSTILRIPSATGRQKAFSTCASHLTVVSLLYGAVLFMYLRPTAHSSFKINKVVSVLNTILTPLLNPFIYTIRNKEVKGALRKAITCASTHHVK, translated from the coding sequence ATGAGAAATGGCACTGCAATCACTGAGTTCATCCTCCTAGGCTTCCCTGGCATCCAAGGCTCAGAAGCCCTTCTCTTCATAGTGATCTTTCTCATCTACATACTAACCCTTTCCGGCAATGGACTCATCATTGTCATTGTCTGGATTGAGCCCAGGCTTCAAACTCCAATGTACTTTTTCCTTTGCAACTTAGCCTTCCTAGAGATCTGGTACACCACCACCGTCATCCCAAAATTGCTAGAAACTTTTGTGGCATCGAAAACAGTCATCTgcactgcctgctgcctgctgcaggccttcttccacttcttcctgGGTACCACTGAGTTCTTGATTCTGGGCAGCATGTCTTTTGACCGCTACCTAGCCATCTGTAAGCCCCTCCGTTACCCCACCATTATGACCAGCAGTCTCTGTCTACAGCTGGCCCTCAGCTCCTGGCTAGCAGGTTTCACCATTGTCTTTTGTCAGACAATGCTGATTGTACAGTTGCCATTCTGTGGCAGCAATGTCATCAACCATTTCTACTGTGACGTGGGTCCCATCTTGAAAGCTGCCTGTGCAGACACGAGCATATTGGAACTACTGGGTCTCCTGGCAACGATCCTTGTGATCCCAGGGTCACTCCTCTTCACCATCGTTTCTTACATCTGCATCTTATCCACCATCCTACGGATCCCTTCAGCCACTGGCCGCCAAAAGGCTTTTTCTACTTGTGCCTCTCACCTGACAGTAGTCTCTCTGCTCTACGGAGCTGTCTTGTTCATGTACCTGAGACCCACAGCACACTCCTCCTTTAAGATTAATAAGGTGGTGTCTGTGTTAAACACTATCCTCACACCCCTTCTTAATCCCTTTATTTATACCATTAGAAACAAGGAGGTGAAGGGGGCCCTAAGAAAGGCCATTACTTGTGCAAGCACGCATCATGTAAAGTGA